A genomic region of Notamacropus eugenii isolate mMacEug1 chromosome 3, mMacEug1.pri_v2, whole genome shotgun sequence contains the following coding sequences:
- the LOC140531653 gene encoding L-lactate dehydrogenase A chain-like isoform X1: MASTVKDQLILNVLKEDQVPQNKIIVGGVGAVGTACAVSVLTKELAGELALVDVIEDKLKGEMMDLQHGSLFLKTPKIVSGKDYSVTANSKMVIVTAGAHQQEGENRLNLVQCNVNIFKFIIPNIVKYSPNCKLLIVSNPVDILTYVAWKLNGFPKHRVIGSGCNLDSAHFRYLIRERFGVHSLSCHGWVLGEYGDSSVPVWSGVNLAGVSLKNLYPSLGTDADAENWKDVHKQVVESAYEVIKLKGYTSWAIGLSVADLAESIMKSLRRVDTISTMIKGLYGIKEDVFLSVPCVLRQNGISDVVKVKLNLEEESRLKKSADTLWGIQKELQF, translated from the coding sequence ATGGCATCAACTGTCAAGGATCAGCTTATCTTGAATGTCCTAAAGGAGGACCAGGTTCCCCAGAACAAGATCATTGTTGGTGGGGTTGGTGCAGTTGGCACGGCATGTGCCGTTAGTGTCTTAACAAAGGAATTGGCTGGTGAACTTGCCCTAGTTGATGTAATAGAAGATaaactaaagggagagatgatggatctCCAACATGGCAGCCTTTTCCTCAAAACTCCAAAGATTGTTTCTGGCAAAGACTACAGTGTGACTGCAAACTCAAAGATGGTCATTGTTACGGCTGGGGCACATCAACAAGAGGGAGAAAATCGTCTTAATTTGGTCCAGTGtaatgtgaatatctttaaattcatcattcccaATATTGTTAAATACAGCCCTAATTGCAAGCTGCTTATTGTTTCCAATCCAGtggatattttgacatatgtggCCTGGAAGTTAAATGGCTTTCCTAAACACCGTGTTATTGGAAGTGGTTGCAATCTGGATTCTGCCCATTTCCGTTACCTGATAAGGGAGAGATTTGGTGTCCATTCTTTAAGTTGTCATGGATGGGTCCTTGGGGAATATGGAGACTCCAGTGTTCCTGTGTGGAGCGGTGTGAATCTTGCTGGTGTGTCTCTAAAGAACCTTTATCCTTCTTTGGGAACTGATGCTGatgcagaaaattggaaagatgttcataaacaggtggttgaaagtgcttatgaggtaatcaaactgaagggctacacttcctgggccattggcttgtctgtggcagatctggcagaaagcattatgaagagtCTTAGGAGAGTGGATACAATTTCCACCATGATTAAGGGCCTATATGGCATTAAAGAGGATGTCTTTCTTAGTGTCCCATGTGTCTTGAGGCAGAATGGCATTTCAGATGTGGTGAAGGTCAAGCTGAATCTGGAGGAGGAGAGCCGTTTAAAGAAGAGTGCTGATACTCTTTGGGGAATCCAGAAGGAGTTGCAATTTTAA
- the LOC140531653 gene encoding L-lactate dehydrogenase A chain-like isoform X2 translates to MASTVKDQLILNVLKEDQVPQNKIIVGGVGAVGTACAVSVLTKELAGELALVDVIEDKLKGEMMDLQHGSLFLKTPKIVSGKDYMDILTYVAWKLNGFPKHRVIGSGCNLDSAHFRYLIRERFGVHSLSCHGWVLGEYGDSSVPVWSGVNLAGVSLKNLYPSLGTDADAENWKDVHKQVVESAYEVIKLKGYTSWAIGLSVADLAESIMKSLRRVDTISTMIKGLYGIKEDVFLSVPCVLRQNGISDVVKVKLNLEEESRLKKSADTLWGIQKELQF, encoded by the exons ATGGCATCAACTGTCAAGGATCAGCTTATCTTGAATGTCCTAAAGGAGGACCAGGTTCCCCAGAACAAGATCATTGTTGGTGGGGTTGGTGCAGTTGGCACGGCATGTGCCGTTAGTGTCTTAACAAAGGAATTGGCTGGTGAACTTGCCCTAGTTGATGTAATAGAAGATaaactaaagggagagatgatggatctCCAACATGGCAGCCTTTTCCTCAAAACTCCAAAGATTGTTTCTGGCAAAGACTACA tggatattttgacatatgtggCCTGGAAGTTAAATGGCTTTCCTAAACACCGTGTTATTGGAAGTGGTTGCAATCTGGATTCTGCCCATTTCCGTTACCTGATAAGGGAGAGATTTGGTGTCCATTCTTTAAGTTGTCATGGATGGGTCCTTGGGGAATATGGAGACTCCAGTGTTCCTGTGTGGAGCGGTGTGAATCTTGCTGGTGTGTCTCTAAAGAACCTTTATCCTTCTTTGGGAACTGATGCTGatgcagaaaattggaaagatgttcataaacaggtggttgaaagtgcttatgaggtaatcaaactgaagggctacacttcctgggccattggcttgtctgtggcagatctggcagaaagcattatgaagagtCTTAGGAGAGTGGATACAATTTCCACCATGATTAAGGGCCTATATGGCATTAAAGAGGATGTCTTTCTTAGTGTCCCATGTGTCTTGAGGCAGAATGGCATTTCAGATGTGGTGAAGGTCAAGCTGAATCTGGAGGAGGAGAGCCGTTTAAAGAAGAGTGCTGATACTCTTTGGGGAATCCAGAAGGAGTTGCAATTTTAA